The Agarilytica rhodophyticola genome has a window encoding:
- a CDS encoding phosphomannomutase/phosphoglucomutase, with protein MKNSLEKTFAKFEKKKQAKPEKTPFNVIRLCAILGVGLGLIASLNLGVYIHKTQITEKRLERLDTLSQQRAGIVAEIVQKYITSIQESITAMVSKPAMISAVETNNQAALKSIQDAFIAQRNDVIATRIFSKGESRLDADDGLPIRFTELEMIRQAEKAKNVLPEAVKIENDWRVNLVAPIYSEGQNVSAVMLISLSLDELKKRVLQDKASLGKVSLFQKFKSSNPLQIFSVGQGNAGKTASEPIKNTYWKVNFQPSYALLENTKASALTIYVIIALTSIFLVAIFMYAGLRVGRYVSHRLNIEKNTGSGVKAATKVAVEKKSTNVPLDTDILDVDIADGDEELLGLDEVVAEKAGKVDEQEDILELEDLKSVPDVVFRAYDIRGIAKEQITTHLAQLIGQALGSEAIDIGQDTLIVARDARLSSPELTEFLIRGILSSGCNVLNIGTVPTPLMYFATATLKESQSGVMVTASHNAGEYNGFKIVMNGKTRSDEDIKSIRKRIIKKDLYEGNGEESRHEIIPDYIDTIFSDVALAGDISIVIDAGNGVTGVVAPKLFEELGCEVTPLFCDLDGSFPNHSPDPSIESNLQPLIDKVKETQSDLGVAFDGDGDRVIIVTSSGRIIWPDQLLMLFAKDIVSRNPGAGVVFDVKSTRHLVSCITSYGGRPIMWKTGHAPMKNKMLETGALLGGEYSGHIFIKDRWFGFDDGMYAAARLIEVLSLQGESLDMMFDEFPTSPSTPEIRLPIADEKKFDVIEKLASSGNFGDGRVTKIDGVRVDFSYGWGLVRASNTSANLTLRFEADDDAGLHKVKSIIAKELKNVDSNIQIDWNT; from the coding sequence GTGAAAAATAGTTTAGAAAAAACGTTTGCAAAATTTGAAAAGAAAAAACAGGCTAAGCCGGAAAAAACTCCCTTTAACGTTATTCGTTTGTGCGCTATTTTGGGCGTCGGACTTGGTCTCATTGCGAGTTTAAATCTCGGTGTTTATATACATAAAACCCAAATAACAGAAAAGCGTCTCGAACGTCTCGATACTCTGTCTCAGCAGAGGGCAGGTATTGTTGCCGAGATAGTGCAAAAATATATCACCTCGATTCAAGAAAGCATCACTGCGATGGTAAGTAAGCCGGCAATGATCAGTGCCGTTGAGACTAACAATCAAGCAGCGCTAAAATCCATACAGGATGCATTTATCGCACAGAGAAATGACGTTATTGCAACAAGAATTTTCTCTAAAGGCGAATCAAGATTAGACGCTGATGATGGTTTGCCTATCCGCTTTACCGAATTAGAAATGATTCGTCAGGCGGAAAAAGCCAAGAATGTCTTGCCTGAAGCTGTAAAAATTGAAAATGATTGGCGTGTCAATCTTGTGGCTCCTATATACAGCGAAGGCCAAAATGTAAGCGCTGTCATGCTGATCTCTTTGAGTTTAGATGAGTTAAAAAAACGTGTGCTGCAGGATAAGGCCAGCCTGGGCAAAGTATCATTATTTCAAAAATTTAAATCATCAAATCCTCTGCAAATTTTTTCTGTCGGCCAGGGGAACGCGGGTAAAACAGCTTCAGAACCTATTAAAAACACCTATTGGAAAGTTAATTTTCAGCCGTCATATGCTCTTCTGGAAAACACCAAGGCCAGTGCATTAACTATCTACGTTATTATTGCTTTAACCTCAATATTTTTAGTTGCTATCTTTATGTATGCTGGGTTGCGTGTAGGGCGTTATGTTTCCCATCGCTTAAATATTGAGAAAAATACTGGTAGTGGTGTAAAAGCCGCTACCAAGGTGGCAGTAGAGAAAAAATCTACAAATGTGCCGTTGGATACCGATATACTTGATGTTGATATTGCAGATGGCGATGAAGAGTTGCTGGGGCTGGATGAAGTTGTTGCTGAAAAAGCAGGCAAAGTGGACGAACAGGAAGATATTCTTGAACTTGAAGATCTTAAGTCTGTTCCCGATGTTGTTTTCAGGGCTTACGATATTCGCGGTATTGCAAAAGAGCAGATTACTACTCATCTAGCTCAGCTAATAGGGCAAGCTTTAGGCAGTGAAGCTATTGATATTGGTCAGGATACACTCATTGTTGCGCGTGATGCTCGGTTAAGTTCTCCAGAGCTTACAGAGTTTTTAATTCGCGGTATTTTGTCCTCAGGTTGTAATGTGCTCAATATAGGTACTGTGCCCACTCCTCTTATGTATTTTGCCACAGCGACATTAAAAGAAAGCCAAAGTGGTGTCATGGTAACTGCCAGCCATAACGCAGGAGAGTACAACGGCTTTAAAATTGTTATGAACGGCAAGACTCGTTCTGATGAAGATATCAAGTCAATACGTAAGAGAATTATTAAAAAGGATTTATACGAAGGCAATGGTGAAGAAAGTCGCCATGAAATAATTCCTGATTATATTGATACCATTTTCTCTGATGTAGCTTTAGCGGGAGATATTTCAATTGTCATCGATGCCGGTAATGGTGTCACCGGTGTTGTTGCTCCTAAATTATTTGAAGAGTTAGGCTGCGAAGTAACACCGCTATTTTGCGATCTTGATGGCAGTTTCCCCAATCATTCACCAGACCCCTCTATTGAGTCGAATCTACAGCCCTTGATTGACAAGGTCAAAGAAACTCAGTCTGACCTGGGGGTGGCATTTGATGGCGATGGTGATCGTGTGATCATCGTAACTTCCTCAGGTAGAATCATCTGGCCCGATCAGTTGCTTATGCTGTTTGCTAAAGATATTGTTTCCCGCAACCCAGGTGCTGGCGTTGTGTTTGACGTGAAAAGCACACGCCATTTAGTTAGCTGTATTACGAGTTATGGCGGTCGCCCAATTATGTGGAAAACCGGCCATGCTCCGATGAAGAATAAGATGTTGGAAACTGGTGCACTATTGGGAGGTGAATACTCCGGTCATATTTTTATTAAAGATCGTTGGTTTGGTTTTGACGATGGCATGTATGCAGCAGCACGGCTTATTGAAGTACTCAGTTTACAGGGTGAGAGCCTTGATATGATGTTTGATGAGTTTCCCACATCACCTTCTACTCCTGAAATCCGATTGCCCATCGCAGATGAGAAAAAATTTGACGTTATAGAAAAATTAGCATCTTCTGGTAATTTTGGTGATGGCCGTGTGACTAAAATAGACGGTGTGCGTGTTGATTTTTCATATGGCTGGGGACTGGTTCGAGCTTCTAACACTTCTGCTAACCTGACGTTAAGGTTTGAAGCCGATGATGACGCAGGGCTGCACAAAGTAAAATCTATTATTGCTAAAGAGCTTAAAAACGTAGATAGCAACATACAGATAGACTGGAATACATAA
- the radC gene encoding RadC family protein — translation MTIKNWPEEDRPREKLLSKGAQTLSDTELLAIFLRTGCAGKSAVDIARELIAKFGSLRPLLEANLNEFSSTPGLGPAKYAQLQAVLEIARRHLAESLNRDVTLNSSANVKRYLIAKLRHRRQEIFAALFLDTKHRLIAFEELFSGTINTAAVYPREIIIHALNHNAASVIFAHNHPSGSTLPSQSDFELTEQLMKVLKAIDINTLDHMVIGEGHVYSFAEHGKL, via the coding sequence ATGACCATCAAGAATTGGCCTGAGGAAGATAGGCCCCGTGAAAAACTGCTCTCTAAAGGGGCACAAACACTCTCTGACACTGAATTACTAGCAATTTTCTTAAGAACAGGGTGCGCTGGAAAGTCAGCAGTCGACATCGCTCGAGAGCTAATCGCTAAATTCGGCAGTCTACGCCCCTTGTTAGAGGCAAACCTCAATGAGTTCTCTTCCACCCCGGGCTTAGGCCCTGCTAAGTACGCACAGCTACAAGCAGTGTTAGAAATAGCCCGCCGCCATTTAGCTGAATCCCTTAACCGAGATGTTACACTCAATAGCAGCGCTAATGTAAAACGCTACCTTATCGCCAAGCTCCGTCATCGACGCCAAGAAATTTTTGCAGCCTTATTTCTCGATACAAAGCATAGGCTTATCGCATTTGAAGAGCTATTCTCAGGCACGATAAATACTGCTGCGGTATATCCTCGCGAGATCATAATTCACGCGCTGAACCACAATGCCGCATCCGTCATATTTGCTCATAACCACCCATCAGGGAGTACTTTACCGAGTCAAAGTGACTTTGAACTTACTGAGCAGCTCATGAAGGTGCTAAAAGCCATCGACATAAACACCTTAGATCACATGGTGATTGGTGAAGGTCATGTGTATTCATTCGCAGAACATGGAAAACTGTAG
- the coaBC gene encoding bifunctional phosphopantothenoylcysteine decarboxylase/phosphopantothenate--cysteine ligase CoaBC has translation MMHLINKRVLLGVTGGIAAYKSAEIVRRLQDAGADVRVVMTKGAQEFITALTMQALSGNPVHTDLLDPQAEAAMGHIELSRWADVVLVAPASANFMSKLATGDGSDLLSTVCLATQSKIVLAPAMNQGMWRNASTQENLKTLLERDIKILGPASGGQACGDVGPGRMLEPDDIATQVASLFEQDAFAGLKVVITAGPTREAIDPVRYISNHSSGKMGYAIAEAAAEAGAKTVLVSGPVQLSCPARVDRQDVVSALQMYEAVSKEISDADIFIGAAAVADFRPVEEASEKIKKGASDTMTLNMTKNPDIIAMVAQREDKPFTVGFAAETQNVLEYGRKKLEAKKLDMVIANDVSDQSIGFNSDDNAVTLIDKEANENLSVRSKSQLARDIIQVIAKKYKSKYHA, from the coding sequence ATCATGCATTTAATCAATAAAAGAGTTTTATTAGGCGTTACCGGTGGTATCGCTGCCTACAAGAGTGCCGAGATTGTCAGACGTTTACAGGACGCTGGCGCAGACGTCCGAGTTGTTATGACCAAGGGTGCCCAAGAGTTTATCACTGCGCTAACTATGCAAGCCTTATCTGGCAATCCTGTGCACACCGATTTACTGGATCCTCAGGCGGAAGCGGCCATGGGGCATATTGAATTATCTCGCTGGGCCGATGTCGTTCTCGTTGCGCCTGCATCTGCTAACTTTATGTCGAAATTGGCGACGGGTGATGGCTCAGACTTGTTGTCAACGGTGTGTTTAGCGACCCAATCTAAGATAGTGCTGGCGCCGGCTATGAACCAAGGTATGTGGCGCAATGCTTCGACTCAAGAAAACTTGAAAACATTATTAGAGCGGGATATTAAAATACTTGGGCCTGCCTCAGGTGGACAGGCATGTGGTGATGTCGGCCCAGGTCGAATGCTCGAACCCGATGATATCGCTACACAAGTAGCTTCCCTCTTTGAGCAAGATGCTTTTGCTGGTTTAAAAGTGGTGATTACTGCAGGCCCCACACGAGAAGCTATTGATCCTGTGCGCTATATCAGTAATCACAGCTCGGGTAAAATGGGTTACGCGATTGCTGAAGCGGCAGCTGAGGCTGGTGCAAAAACAGTTTTAGTAAGTGGGCCTGTACAGCTAAGTTGTCCCGCGAGAGTGGATCGTCAAGATGTTGTAAGTGCCTTACAAATGTATGAAGCTGTCAGTAAAGAAATCTCTGACGCCGACATTTTTATTGGTGCGGCAGCTGTTGCTGATTTTCGTCCAGTCGAAGAGGCTAGTGAAAAAATAAAGAAAGGGGCTAGCGATACAATGACGCTTAATATGACGAAAAACCCAGATATTATTGCTATGGTCGCGCAGCGAGAAGATAAGCCTTTTACTGTGGGTTTTGCTGCTGAGACTCAAAATGTCCTTGAGTATGGCCGCAAAAAACTGGAAGCAAAAAAACTGGACATGGTTATCGCAAATGATGTCTCTGACCAAAGTATTGGATTTAATAGCGACGACAATGCCGTTACCTTAATTGATAAAGAGGCCAATGAGAATTTGTCTGTGCGCAGTAAATCCCAGCTTGCTCGTGACATTATTCAAGTGATTGCTAAAAAATATAAGTCTAAATATCACGCCTAA
- a CDS encoding exodeoxyribonuclease III — protein sequence MRIISLCVDGIHQAAQRGLYDWLAEQDADIICLQDLRALEYELDHEIFHPKDYFAYFFDSGVKHYNGVAIYTRHQPKALIYGLGFSSGVDMEGRYLQIDFERYSIGSFLAPSAFAPNESQEVKIKFFDDFQALLHKITRKRRSFIFCGNWAMAHTKRDVENWQDNHNQSGFLGHEQQWMNQLFNQLGYSDAFRLAVSDAGEYSWWPSGTVGEGDGIRIDYQIVSESLKRRVENAAMYKTKTFSSHLPVIVDYDIDDL from the coding sequence ATGAGAATAATAAGTCTGTGCGTCGATGGTATTCATCAAGCTGCGCAGCGGGGGTTGTATGATTGGTTGGCAGAACAAGATGCTGACATCATATGCTTGCAAGATCTGCGGGCGCTTGAATATGAATTAGACCATGAGATATTTCATCCAAAAGATTACTTTGCGTATTTTTTTGATTCTGGGGTGAAGCACTATAATGGTGTAGCGATATACACACGTCATCAACCTAAAGCGCTTATATATGGTCTCGGCTTTTCCAGTGGTGTCGATATGGAAGGTCGCTATCTGCAAATTGATTTTGAGCGCTATTCTATAGGCTCTTTTTTGGCCCCGAGCGCATTTGCACCGAATGAATCGCAGGAAGTCAAAATTAAGTTTTTTGATGACTTTCAAGCGCTGCTACACAAAATTACACGTAAGCGCCGCAGTTTTATTTTCTGCGGGAACTGGGCAATGGCTCACACCAAACGAGATGTTGAAAACTGGCAAGACAATCATAATCAGTCTGGATTTCTTGGCCATGAGCAACAGTGGATGAATCAATTGTTCAACCAACTTGGCTATTCAGACGCTTTTCGTCTAGCCGTTTCTGATGCCGGCGAATATTCGTGGTGGCCCTCTGGAACCGTTGGCGAAGGTGATGGTATTCGTATCGATTATCAGATTGTCTCTGAGTCCTTAAAGCGCAGAGTTGAAAACGCAGCCATGTACAAAACTAAGACTTTTTCCAGCCACCTTCCCGTTATCGTTGATTACGATATTGATGACCTCTAA
- the argH gene encoding argininosuccinate lyase has translation MSQKEIPSKPWGGRFSEATDAFVERFTASISFDQRMYRQDITGSIAHATMLADVGVLNAKERDSIIDGLQSIQRDIESGNFNWSVTLEDVHMNIEAKLTERIGITGKKLHTGRSRNDQVATDIRLYLRDEIDLISAELKRLQEGLLTLAETNADTIMPGFTHLQTAQPITFGHHLLAWFEMLNRDYGRLQDCRKRLNLCPLGAAALAGTTYPINREQTAELLGFDAPTQNSLDSVSDRDFAIEFSAFASLLMTHLSRASEELVLWTSAQFNFVQLPDRFCTGSSIMPQKKNPDVPELVRGKTGRVNGHLISLLTLMKSQPLAYNKDNQEDKEPLFDSIDTVKDCLRAFADMVPAIKANKEQMYEAAKRGFSTATDLADYLVRKGIPFRDSHEIVGLSVAYGIDNNKDLSEMSLDELKQFSDSIEQDVFDVLTLEGSVSARNHLGGTAPVQVKAAVARAREALEA, from the coding sequence ATGAGTCAGAAAGAAATTCCTTCTAAACCTTGGGGTGGCCGTTTTAGCGAAGCCACAGATGCATTTGTCGAACGTTTCACCGCATCTATATCTTTCGATCAGCGCATGTATCGCCAAGATATCACCGGTTCTATTGCCCATGCCACCATGCTTGCCGATGTTGGCGTGCTAAATGCCAAAGAGCGAGACAGCATTATAGACGGCTTGCAAAGCATCCAAAGAGATATTGAAAGCGGCAATTTTAATTGGTCAGTAACACTTGAAGATGTACATATGAACATCGAGGCTAAACTGACTGAGCGCATTGGTATCACAGGTAAAAAACTTCATACAGGACGATCTCGCAATGACCAAGTAGCGACCGATATCCGGCTCTATTTGCGCGATGAAATAGACCTTATAAGTGCCGAACTGAAACGCCTACAAGAGGGGTTATTGACCCTGGCCGAAACCAATGCCGATACTATTATGCCTGGTTTCACTCATCTACAAACAGCGCAACCGATTACTTTTGGTCATCATTTACTGGCTTGGTTTGAAATGCTAAATCGCGACTATGGCCGCTTACAAGATTGCCGAAAGCGCTTAAATCTGTGCCCACTTGGCGCTGCAGCCTTGGCGGGAACCACCTACCCTATCAATCGTGAGCAAACTGCAGAATTACTCGGTTTCGATGCACCGACACAGAATTCCCTTGACTCAGTTAGCGATCGCGATTTTGCTATTGAGTTTAGCGCTTTTGCCTCTTTATTAATGACTCACTTGTCTCGAGCCAGTGAGGAGCTAGTACTGTGGACTTCTGCCCAATTTAACTTTGTGCAATTGCCAGATCGTTTTTGCACAGGCTCTTCGATTATGCCGCAAAAGAAAAACCCCGATGTTCCAGAGTTAGTTAGGGGAAAAACCGGACGCGTTAACGGCCATTTGATTTCTCTACTAACACTGATGAAATCTCAACCCCTCGCTTACAACAAAGATAATCAGGAAGATAAAGAGCCGTTATTCGATTCCATCGATACGGTAAAAGACTGTTTGCGCGCTTTCGCTGATATGGTGCCAGCGATTAAAGCGAATAAAGAACAAATGTACGAAGCGGCCAAAAGAGGTTTTTCTACCGCAACGGATCTTGCAGATTATCTAGTTCGCAAAGGCATTCCTTTTCGTGATTCTCATGAAATTGTCGGTCTATCTGTCGCTTATGGAATCGATAACAATAAAGATTTATCGGAAATGAGCCTCGATGAGCTAAAACAATTTAGCGATAGTATCGAACAAGACGTATTTGATGTGCTCACTCTGGAAGGGTCTGTAAGCGCTAGAAATCATCTTGGTGGAACAGCGCCGGTACAAGTAAAAGCAGCAGTGGCTAGAGCAAGAGAAGCACTTGAGGCCTAA
- the slmA gene encoding nucleoid occlusion factor SlmA, whose protein sequence is MAMQNKKSRRQQILESLASMLEASPGARITTAALAKQVGVSEAALYRHFPSKSKMFEGLIEFIEETIFSRITIILSEEDDVFGRCEKILYLMLAFSEKNPGMTRILTGDALAGETDRLRQRVAQLFDRVETQLKQILREAELRENLHFGLSIAATVNMMMAMVDGKVAQFVRSEFRIQPTTAWKEQWPYFIKGFLVETA, encoded by the coding sequence ATGGCAATGCAGAATAAAAAATCACGTCGCCAACAAATTCTTGAATCTCTAGCATCAATGTTAGAGGCAAGTCCTGGCGCGCGTATAACAACTGCTGCTTTGGCAAAGCAGGTCGGTGTGTCTGAAGCTGCTCTTTATCGACATTTTCCAAGTAAATCGAAAATGTTTGAAGGTTTGATAGAGTTTATTGAGGAAACAATTTTTTCCCGCATTACAATAATTTTGTCTGAAGAAGATGATGTATTTGGTCGCTGTGAAAAGATTCTTTACTTGATGTTAGCCTTCTCAGAGAAGAATCCGGGGATGACAAGAATTTTAACTGGTGACGCATTAGCGGGTGAAACTGACCGATTACGTCAGCGTGTAGCCCAATTGTTTGATCGTGTGGAAACACAATTGAAGCAGATCTTACGCGAAGCTGAGCTGCGAGAGAACTTGCATTTTGGTTTATCCATTGCGGCAACCGTCAATATGATGATGGCAATGGTGGATGGTAAGGTCGCGCAGTTTGTAAGAAGTGAGTTCCGAATTCAGCCTACAACGGCTTGGAAAGAACAGTGGCCGTATTTCATCAAAGGCTTTTTAGTTGAGACCGCCTAA
- a CDS encoding LytR/AlgR family response regulator transcription factor — protein sequence MHILIVDDEVLARQRLIKLLAKLGYDVVSEAENGEQALSAVESLDPDIVFMDVKMPGVDGVEAARSIAELDEPPAIIFCTAYDEYALQAIDAQAVGYIVKPVHEEQLSEILQKAQRVNKLQRAVLSGSIDTTIKRKHISAKTRKGIELIAIEDIYCFIADQKYVTVMHCNGETLIDDTLKELENELASGFLRVHRNALISIDCIVGLERTNAGHFEVVLKNTDFRPMVSRRHLSTVKSVVSSL from the coding sequence ATGCATATATTAATTGTTGATGATGAGGTTCTTGCAAGGCAACGTTTGATAAAATTACTAGCAAAACTAGGATACGATGTTGTCAGTGAAGCTGAAAATGGTGAGCAAGCCTTGTCCGCGGTGGAAAGTCTTGATCCCGATATTGTTTTTATGGACGTGAAAATGCCTGGAGTTGATGGGGTCGAAGCAGCACGATCCATTGCTGAGCTCGACGAACCTCCTGCTATTATTTTTTGTACAGCATATGACGAATATGCATTGCAAGCCATTGATGCTCAGGCGGTAGGCTACATTGTTAAACCTGTCCATGAAGAGCAATTAAGTGAAATTTTACAAAAAGCACAGCGTGTAAATAAATTACAGCGAGCCGTATTAAGTGGCTCAATTGATACAACAATTAAGCGTAAGCATATTTCAGCAAAGACTCGCAAAGGTATTGAGTTAATTGCTATTGAAGATATTTACTGTTTTATTGCCGATCAGAAATATGTCACAGTGATGCATTGCAATGGAGAGACATTAATTGATGATACGTTAAAAGAGCTAGAGAATGAGTTGGCCTCGGGTTTCTTACGTGTTCATCGTAATGCTTTAATTTCCATTGATTGTATTGTAGGACTTGAGCGCACTAATGCAGGGCACTTTGAAGTTGTTCTGAAGAATACAGATTTTCGTCCTATGGTGAGTCGTCGCCATTTAAGTACAGTTAAGTCAGTGGTGAGCTCTTTGTAA
- the pyrE gene encoding orotate phosphoribosyltransferase: MHSYQSEFIQMAIEAKALSFGEFTLKSGRVSPYFFNAGKFQTGACVSKLGQFYAQALVESGVKFDMLFGPAYKGIPLAALTVAALADRHGLDLPYCYNRKEIKDHGEGGQLVGASLAGKVVIVDDVITAGTAVREVLTTIAQNNAEPAAIIIGLNRQERGKSNKSAIDELQDETGVPVISIIELSHIMKFLENKGDEATLQRVAEYRQKYGST; the protein is encoded by the coding sequence ATGCATTCTTATCAGTCAGAGTTTATTCAAATGGCGATTGAGGCTAAAGCTTTATCGTTTGGCGAATTTACTCTCAAGTCCGGCCGCGTCAGTCCATACTTTTTCAACGCAGGGAAATTCCAAACTGGGGCATGCGTATCAAAACTAGGGCAATTTTATGCACAAGCACTCGTGGAATCCGGAGTAAAATTTGATATGCTATTTGGCCCGGCTTACAAGGGCATTCCCCTAGCAGCACTGACAGTCGCTGCCTTGGCTGATAGACATGGTTTGGATCTTCCCTATTGCTATAATCGCAAAGAAATAAAGGATCACGGTGAAGGCGGTCAACTTGTGGGCGCATCGCTTGCAGGTAAAGTTGTTATTGTTGATGATGTTATTACAGCCGGCACAGCAGTTAGAGAAGTGTTGACAACTATTGCACAAAATAATGCTGAACCTGCAGCTATTATAATTGGTCTAAACCGCCAAGAACGTGGCAAAAGCAACAAATCTGCAATCGATGAGCTGCAAGATGAAACGGGAGTGCCAGTTATTAGCATTATCGAATTGTCGCATATTATGAAATTCCTAGAGAATAAAGGCGACGAAGCCACTTTGCAACGCGTGGCTGAATATCGTCAGAAATACGGCAGCACTTAG
- the rpmB gene encoding 50S ribosomal protein L28 yields the protein MAKVCQVTGKRPMTGNNVSHAKNHTKRRFLPNLHTHRFWVEAEKRFVKLRVSTKGLRIIDKNGIEAVLADIRARGEKV from the coding sequence ATGGCTAAGGTATGTCAGGTTACCGGCAAACGTCCGATGACTGGTAATAATGTTTCACATGCAAAGAACCACACTAAGCGTCGTTTTTTGCCTAATTTACATACGCACCGTTTCTGGGTAGAGGCTGAGAAACGTTTTGTTAAACTTCGCGTTTCAACAAAAGGTCTGCGTATTATCGATAAAAACGGTATCGAGGCAGTACTGGCTGATATCCGTGCGCGTGGCGAAAAAGTTTAG
- the argB gene encoding acetylglutamate kinase gives MQSKEKALNVAQVLTEALPYIRHFQEKTVVVKFGGNAMTDEALQNDFARDIVLMKLVGMNPIVVHGGGPQIGGLLSKLNIESHFVDGMRVTDSATMDVVEMVLGATVNKQIVGLINSNGGQAIGITGKDGNLIQAKKLEVSRKSPEMTATEIIDIGHVGEVERINRSVIDVLVASDFIPVIAPIGVGEDGSSYNINADLVAGKVAEVLQAEKLILLTNVNGLQNKQGEVLTGLSTELVDELIANGTIYGGMLPKITCALDAVKAGVSTAHIIDGRVPHAVLLEIFTDQGVGTLITNTPSKN, from the coding sequence ATGCAATCTAAAGAAAAAGCGCTGAATGTCGCACAAGTATTAACCGAAGCTTTACCTTATATTCGGCATTTCCAAGAAAAGACTGTAGTTGTCAAATTTGGTGGTAATGCTATGACCGATGAAGCATTACAAAATGACTTTGCTCGCGATATTGTTCTTATGAAACTCGTTGGTATGAACCCTATAGTTGTTCATGGTGGCGGCCCTCAAATCGGAGGCCTATTAAGCAAGTTAAATATTGAGTCTCATTTTGTTGACGGCATGCGTGTCACCGATAGCGCCACTATGGACGTTGTTGAGATGGTACTTGGAGCAACAGTCAACAAGCAAATCGTTGGCTTGATTAATAGCAATGGCGGGCAAGCTATTGGCATTACGGGCAAGGACGGCAACCTTATCCAAGCGAAGAAATTAGAGGTGTCGCGTAAATCCCCAGAAATGACAGCTACGGAAATTATTGACATCGGCCACGTGGGGGAAGTCGAGCGTATTAATCGTTCTGTTATCGATGTTTTAGTGGCGAGTGATTTTATTCCAGTGATAGCTCCTATAGGCGTGGGAGAGGATGGATCATCCTATAATATAAATGCGGACCTTGTAGCGGGAAAAGTGGCTGAAGTTTTGCAGGCAGAAAAACTCATCCTATTAACTAACGTCAACGGCTTACAAAATAAACAGGGTGAAGTGTTGACTGGCCTAAGTACCGAGTTAGTGGATGAGTTAATTGCAAATGGAACAATTTACGGCGGAATGTTACCCAAGATTACCTGTGCATTAGATGCAGTAAAGGCAGGAGTTAGCACTGCGCATATTATTGATGGCCGTGTTCCACATGCAGTATTACTGGAAATATTTACTGATCAAGGTGTGGGAACCTTAATTACGAATACGCCCAGTAAAAACTAA
- a CDS encoding sensor histidine kinase, which yields MILVGELLSFAFVVIKHGIFSFNWVYFGSVSFLVQWIILSSAACLCPLRSWLGKQNGIVAGSISYGLVLLMTLIFTSAGLWLMHGQQIRDNSAIAENLIIAAIFAGVVLRYFYLQQQLQNREQVELRSRIQALQSRIRPHFLFNSMNSIASLIDIDPKAAEKMVIDLSQLFRASLNEPTIVPLEEEIKLCQQFVSIEQTRLGKRLVVDWEIDIQEIQASIPSLLLQPLIENAIYHGIQPLPNGGVVSVKIVATASEVRVGILNPSPVANHTTGKNSNGMALENIRHRLDAHFGDQATLELNQENEKFSVQLAYPVKDLT from the coding sequence TTGATTTTAGTCGGTGAACTGCTGTCTTTTGCCTTTGTCGTGATTAAACATGGCATCTTTAGTTTTAACTGGGTGTATTTTGGCTCGGTCTCGTTTCTCGTGCAGTGGATTATTCTTTCTAGTGCCGCCTGCTTATGTCCTCTAAGATCATGGCTGGGCAAGCAAAATGGTATAGTCGCAGGTAGCATCAGCTACGGTCTTGTACTGTTGATGACACTGATTTTTACAAGTGCCGGGTTGTGGTTAATGCACGGCCAGCAAATACGAGACAACAGCGCTATTGCTGAGAACCTAATCATCGCTGCAATTTTTGCCGGTGTTGTTCTACGCTATTTTTATCTGCAACAGCAGTTACAGAATAGAGAGCAAGTTGAACTGCGTTCTCGTATTCAAGCATTACAATCGCGTATAAGGCCGCATTTCTTATTCAACAGCATGAATAGTATTGCCAGCCTCATCGACATTGATCCGAAAGCGGCAGAGAAAATGGTTATTGACCTTTCTCAGTTATTCCGAGCTAGTCTAAATGAACCCACCATTGTCCCGTTAGAAGAAGAAATAAAGCTATGCCAACAATTTGTTTCGATAGAGCAAACTCGTTTAGGTAAGCGCCTAGTGGTTGATTGGGAAATAGATATACAAGAGATTCAAGCATCTATTCCCAGTTTGCTACTACAGCCACTGATTGAAAATGCGATCTATCACGGTATTCAACCACTACCGAATGGAGGGGTTGTCAGTGTAAAAATTGTCGCGACAGCAAGCGAAGTAAGAGTCGGTATTCTCAACCCCTCTCCTGTAGCAAACCACACAACGGGAAAAAATAGTAATGGTATGGCTTTGGAAAATATTCGTCACCGTTTGGACGCGCACTTTGGTGATCAGGCGACACTAGAATTGAACCAAGAGAATGAAAAATTTTCTGTGCAGCTTGCTTACCCTGTAAAAGATTTAACTTAG